In Styela clava chromosome 14, kaStyClav1.hap1.2, whole genome shotgun sequence, the following are encoded in one genomic region:
- the LOC144432112 gene encoding membrane protein BRI3-like — protein sequence MSNQPPPYDGYQGGYQTGPYGPGPPPVNPGYGVGDKQPLVQPQPGYTTIPQHTTTIIHQPPTSVVVVGGCPACRVGVLEDDFTCCGVCCAIIFFPIGILCCLAMRQRRCPNCGAIFG from the exons ATGTCAAATCAACCTCCTCCATATGATGGTTATCAAG gtGGATACCAGACTGGACCTTATGGACCTGGGCCTCCTCCTGTAAATCCTGGTTATGGAG TTGGAGATAAACAACCTCTTGTTCAACCGCAACCTGGCTATACAACGATACCGCAACATACAACGACCATTATTCATCAACCACCTACTTCTGTCGTTGTTGTTGGAGGATGCCCGGCTTGCAG AGTTGGAGTCCTAGAAGATGATTTTACATGCTGCGGAGTTTGCTGTGCAATAATTTTCTTTCCAATTGGTATCTTGTGCTGCCTTGCTATGCGACAGAGAAGGTGTCCAAACTGCGGCGCCATTTTCGGAtaa
- the LOC144432107 gene encoding rhomboid-related protein 2-like isoform X1, with the protein MTEEEIRLRELPVVGNWTRKPDEEEGRPNGVAHRTTARRTWRETANRAVVNNFIFNKEQKTFYYENYTCIPNCKEQVGGPPIFIVTITLIELAVFIYYTVISHTVSWWTISTEAVASPLIFSPFHREEVWRFFTYMFLHAGLSHILTNSFIQLLVGIPLELVHGSLRVMGIYMIGIIAGSLGSSVFDVGAYLVGASGGDFALMFAFLANVIMNWDYMKWQLALIRISVVSLFILADFGTALYRRYGDFEGGAESNVSYAAHIAGSISGLTMGIILLKNFKRQNWEDILKWTSIAVFCVCILTAIFFNIFCPCYNEYV; encoded by the exons ATGACGGAGGAAGAGATTCGGTTACGAGAACTT CCGGTTGTTGGCAACTGGACACGAAAG cCTGATGAGGAGGAAGGCAGGCCAAATGGAGTTGCTCACAGAACAACAGCAAGAAGAACGTGGAGAGAAACTGCTAACAGAGCTGTTGTAAA TAACTTCATATTTAACAAAGAGCAGAAGactttttattatgaaaactaCACCTGTATTCCGAATTGTAAAGAACAAGTCGGAGGTCCACCTATATTTATTGTGACTATTACTCTTATTGAG CTTGCTGTTTTCATCTACTACACAGTAATATCTCACACTGTGTCATGGTGGACAATCAGCACAGAAGCAGTTGCCAGTCCCTTGATATTCAGTCCATTCCATAGAGAGGAAGTCTGGAGATTCTTCACGTACATGTTTCTTCATGCAGG ACTCTCACATATTTTGACCAACAGTTTCATACAACTGTTAGTTGGCATCCCTCTCGAACTTGTTCACGGCTCCCTCAGAGTGATGGGAATCTACATGATTGGGATTATTGCAGGATCGCTGGGATCTTCTGTTTTTGATGTTGGAGCTTATCTCGTTGGTGCCTCTGGTGGCGATTTTGCACTGATGTTCGCATTCTTGGCAAATGTTATTATG aaCTGGGACTACATGAAATGGCAGTTGGCATTGATTCGGATTTCTGTTGTATCTCTCTTCA TTCTCGCAGATTTTGGAACAGCGTTGTACAGACGTTACGGAGATTTTGAGGGAGGGGCAGAGAGCAATGTATCATACGCCGCTCATATCGCTGGATCAATATCGGGCCTTACGAtgggaataattttattgaaaaatttcaaacgtCAAAATTGGGAAGATATTTTGAAATGGACAagcattgctgtgttctgtgtttgTATTCTAACTGCTATTTTCTTCAATATATTTTGCCCATGTTACAATGAATATGTGTGa
- the LOC144432107 gene encoding rhomboid-related protein 2-like isoform X2, translated as MTEEEIRLRELPDEEEGRPNGVAHRTTARRTWRETANRAVVNNFIFNKEQKTFYYENYTCIPNCKEQVGGPPIFIVTITLIELAVFIYYTVISHTVSWWTISTEAVASPLIFSPFHREEVWRFFTYMFLHAGLSHILTNSFIQLLVGIPLELVHGSLRVMGIYMIGIIAGSLGSSVFDVGAYLVGASGGDFALMFAFLANVIMNWDYMKWQLALIRISVVSLFILADFGTALYRRYGDFEGGAESNVSYAAHIAGSISGLTMGIILLKNFKRQNWEDILKWTSIAVFCVCILTAIFFNIFCPCYNEYV; from the exons ATGACGGAGGAAGAGATTCGGTTACGAGAACTT cCTGATGAGGAGGAAGGCAGGCCAAATGGAGTTGCTCACAGAACAACAGCAAGAAGAACGTGGAGAGAAACTGCTAACAGAGCTGTTGTAAA TAACTTCATATTTAACAAAGAGCAGAAGactttttattatgaaaactaCACCTGTATTCCGAATTGTAAAGAACAAGTCGGAGGTCCACCTATATTTATTGTGACTATTACTCTTATTGAG CTTGCTGTTTTCATCTACTACACAGTAATATCTCACACTGTGTCATGGTGGACAATCAGCACAGAAGCAGTTGCCAGTCCCTTGATATTCAGTCCATTCCATAGAGAGGAAGTCTGGAGATTCTTCACGTACATGTTTCTTCATGCAGG ACTCTCACATATTTTGACCAACAGTTTCATACAACTGTTAGTTGGCATCCCTCTCGAACTTGTTCACGGCTCCCTCAGAGTGATGGGAATCTACATGATTGGGATTATTGCAGGATCGCTGGGATCTTCTGTTTTTGATGTTGGAGCTTATCTCGTTGGTGCCTCTGGTGGCGATTTTGCACTGATGTTCGCATTCTTGGCAAATGTTATTATG aaCTGGGACTACATGAAATGGCAGTTGGCATTGATTCGGATTTCTGTTGTATCTCTCTTCA TTCTCGCAGATTTTGGAACAGCGTTGTACAGACGTTACGGAGATTTTGAGGGAGGGGCAGAGAGCAATGTATCATACGCCGCTCATATCGCTGGATCAATATCGGGCCTTACGAtgggaataattttattgaaaaatttcaaacgtCAAAATTGGGAAGATATTTTGAAATGGACAagcattgctgtgttctgtgtttgTATTCTAACTGCTATTTTCTTCAATATATTTTGCCCATGTTACAATGAATATGTGTGa
- the LOC144432108 gene encoding DNA-directed RNA polymerase III subunit RPC8-like: protein MTSDDKMFFVIEMTDTVKIQPWLFNVNQLDAISVELNKKLANKVVYNVGLCICLFDILKLEDSYIFPGDGAAHTKVRFRYVVFRPFVDEVLIGKIKGCSRDGVCVTMGFFDDVLIPPENLQQPSKFDEAEQVWVWEYETEDGTHELFMDIGEEIRFRVMEETFVDTTPSSVPSSDPATAETSVEETKSKTPYSIEASITDSGLGLLSWWNNG from the exons ATGACTAGTGATGACAAAATGTTTTTTGTGATTGAAATGACGGATACAGTTAAGATCCAGCCTTGGTTATTCAATGTGAATCAACTTGATGCAATATCAGTGGAATTGAATAAGAAGCTCGCTAATAAG gTTGTGTATAATGTTGGCCTGTGCATCTGTCTATTCGATATTCTAAAACTTGAAGACTCTTATATTTTTCCTGGGGATGGAGCTGCCCATACTAAAG TTCGCTTTCGATATGTTGTGTTTCGACCATTCGTAGACGAAGTTTTGATCGgaaaaattaaaggttgcagcAGAGATGGTGTCTGCG TTACGATGGGATTCTTTGACGACGTTCTCATTCCGCCAGAAAATTTGCAACAACCTTCAAAATTTGATGAAGCAGAACAG GTTTGGGTTTGGGAATACGAGACAGAAGATGGCACTCACGAGTTATTTATGGACATTGGGGAGGAGATTCGGTTTCGTGTCATGGAAGAAACATTTGTTGATACAACACCGAGTTCTGTGCCATCTAGTGACCCCGCAACAGCGGAAACTTCAGTCGAGGAAACGAAGAGCAAGACTCCTTATTCAATTGAG GCTTCAATTACTGATTCCGGTCTTGGTTTATTATCATGGTGGAACAATGGCTGA
- the LOC144432110 gene encoding protein phosphatase 1 regulatory subunit 3B-like — protein MSSRNTSIMDLTSSVKDRLQTKRIALQNVYMRDESKYGQYVLAIMGNVQVANLFYEKYVFARVTFDNWATYEDFNGSWLKSGEGTDIFTFGFTRRDKQAVEVEFALCCVQGGIHTWDNNNGENYSFKLSGGKLIPSSY, from the exons ATGTCTTCGAGAAACACTTCTATAATGGACCTGACATCGTCTGTGAAAGACAGACTACAAACTAAAAGGATAGCCTTACAAAACGTATACATGCGAGACGAATCAAAGTACGGCCAATATGTTCTCGCAATTATGGGAAATGTGCAAGTTGCAAACttattttatgagaaatatGTCTTCGCAAGGGTGACGTTCGATAATTGGGCGACTTACGAGGATTTCAATGGATCTTGGTTGAAGTCAGGAgaag GCACTGATATTTTCACTTTCGGATTTACTCGTCGTGACAAACAAGCCGTGGAAGTTGAGTTTGCTCTGTGTTGTGTGCAAGGAGGAATCCATACCTGGGACAACAATAACGGCGAGAATTATAGTTTTAAACTATCTGGAGGAAAACTGATACCATCAAGTTATTAG
- the LOC144432111 gene encoding protein phosphatase 1 regulatory subunit 3B-like has translation MARSITIIQNEDLQDRFLRNRISLDNLSMRYECAYGKCVLAITGRVHVANLAYEKYVFTRVTFDNWATYQDYQGAWLHTGWDGKGDIFTIGFVRPKKQEYDVEFAICCVQAGMELWDNNYGRNYKFHLEEEPISDK, from the coding sequence ATGGCGAGAAGTATCACAATTATTCAAAACGAGGATTTGCAAGATCGTTTTCTGAGGAATAGAATATCTCTGGACAATCTATCAATGAGATATGAATGTGCTTATGGTAAATGCGTCCTCGCAATTACCGGGAGAGTACATGTCGCCAATCTCGCTTATGAAAAGTATGTCTTTACTAGAGTGACTTTTGACAATTGGGCTACTTATCAAGATTACCAAGGAGCATGGTTGCACACTGGCTGGGACGGAAAAGGTGATATTTTTACGATTGGATTTGTGCGGCCGAAGAAACAAGAATATGATGTGGAGTTTGCTATTTGCTGTGTTCAAGCAGGAATGGAATTGTGGGATAATAATTACGGAAGGAATTATAAGTTTCATCTCGAAGAGGAACCTATCAGTGATAAATGA
- the LOC120340376 gene encoding acylphosphatase-1-like, translating into MSMPSSKLIQLLDFEVFGRVQGVFFRKYTKKTCDKHHVTGWIINTAHGTVQGTIEGTPQNVAIVKQWITTQGSPSSRIEKAEFFNERQNSSKTFDSFKVIRNSAEVARKTFKR; encoded by the coding sequence ATGTCTATGCCCTCTTCTAAACTTATCCAATTATTAGATTTTGAAGTATTTGGTCGAGTACAAGGTGTATTCTTCCGCAAATATACCAAGAAAACTTGCGATAAACACCATGTTACTGGCTGGATTATAAACACTGCACACGGAACGGTCCAAGGAACGATAGAAGGAACTCCACAGAACGTTGCAATTGTGAAACAATGGATTACAACGCAAGGGAGTCCAAGTTCACGGATAGAAAAAGCAGAATTTTTCAACGAACGCCAAAACAGTTCAAAAACATTTGATAGTTTCAAGGTCATTAGAAATTCTGCCGAAGTTGCCAGAAAAACCTTTAAAAGATAA